The Pararhizobium sp. IMCC21322 sequence AATGAACTCGGCATCCGGCTGCCAACCCTCGCAGGCAAGCCAGACACCGGCAATCCGCTCCCTTACCACCGCAATGGCTACGCAATCATGATAGGCATTCAAAAGAGACGCTGAAACTTCAGTCACAATATAACTGCGCCCGGACCGGCCACACACTTTTGCAAAACGCGAACTGATGCCGCCGCTTTTGAGACTTACAAATCGAGGTGTTGAATCTTGAATCATCATAAGAACAAAAATAGAACAAAACGCAGATTTGTCAACTCACATGCTGGACTCATTCGCTTTTTGCGATGCTCTGGCCTCTTCCAGCAATTTGTCTGAAGCCGTTTCAATCCGCTCAATCAGCGTTTTGTTGAACACATCATCACTCAATCCAGGCTCAATTGGCGGCAGGATTTCCATCACAATAGTGCCAGGATAACGCAAAAACGTGCGCCGCGGCCAAAACACCCCGGCATTGAGGGCGACAGGCACCACTGGCACCTTCAGGATGCGATAAAGGGCCGTCACACCATATTTATAGGATGGCGAGTCACCGGGTGTCCTGCGCGTGCCTTCGGGAAAGATGACCACATCGCGCCCGTCTTTCACCGCTGCCCTGGCCTGCGGAATCAAGGATTTCAATGCACTGGAGCCACGCGCCCTATTGACGGATATCTGCCGGAACCGGGACAGGTACCAACCAAAAAACGGAATCTTGAACAATTCCCGCTTAGCCAGATAAGCAGGGCGTTCTGCCACAAATAACAGCACGAAAGTTTCCCAGGTTGACTGGTGCTTGGAAGCAATCAGCACACCACCTTCCGGCTTGTTCTCCATGCCTCTTAACTCAAACTTGACACCTGCAAGAACACGAAGCATCCACAGCGACGTGCGCGCCCATGTGGTCGGCATCCACCACACCCATTTCCATGGCAGCAGAAAAATCGGCAGGGCGAATAGCATCAGCAAAAATAGAAATGTGTAGAAGGCCAGATTAAAAATCACAGATCGAATGTAGATCACGGAAAATCCTTCGCAGGTCTACTGCACTGTCGCCAGATAGCGTTCCACAGTCATCCGCGTGGTCGCAGCCGTCAAGGCACTGACAAGGATCAGCACAAACACAAAGCCGGTAAAGACCAAAGGTGTCAGTGAAAATCCGCCGAACAGGGCCTGAAACGGACTTCCACCGGATGGCCCTTCAAGAAACCCCAAAAGACCACCCCCGACAACAAAGAAGGTTGCGGCAGCGATGCAGCCAATCAGCCCGCCTTTCAGGCCGATAAACAGGAACCGCCCCTGAAACTCTCTGGCGATGTAGCGGTTAAGTGCGCCGACAAAATGCAGCACCGAAATGACAACCTGGTTGCCAGCCATAGCACCACGCGTGGCAAACACCACGCTGAGGCAGGTCGCTGCAAGAACCAGCAGAAAGATGCCGATGCCCGTTGCTATGGTGACATTGGCGATGCGCTTCAGCTGATCGATCCAGATACCGTGATCGTCCACGCTGACACCCGTGATGCTGTCAGATAAATTGGCACGCAGACGACCCACATCCAGCGTGGCGGGATTGTCAATATCCACGATGATCAGCCTTGGAACCGGAAGTTCCGAAAGGTCAAGTCCGGCACCAAGCCAAGGCTCCAGCAAGGCTGCCCCGTCTGCTTCTTCCATGGCCCGCACCCGGCCAATGCCCGGCTCACGCTCGGTAATGCGAATGGCGCGCTCAATTTCGAACTCAATATCCACTCCATCAGTGGGGCGTATCTGGACGGTCAGTTCACTGCTGACATCGCTTTCCCATAATTGCGCCTGCTCAAACACCATGGTCACTGCAGCCAATGTCAGACAGGCGAGAAAGCTCATGATAGCAATAACAGCGACCAGCGCAGTCCCGGCGACAGATTGCGGGGGAACAATGGGCGTTTGTCGAACATCGCGATGGCCGGCCAACCAACGGGCTGCATAACGAACTGGTGCAAACGCAACACGCAAGCCGGTGCGCGCGGTGCCTTTTGCCCCACTTTCAGTTCTGAATTGCGGATATGAGTTCTGATCAGTCATAAATCTGCAGCCGCCCATCCTTCAAAACAAAGCGCCTTGTATCAAATTGGTCGATCAGCGCCAGATCATGGGTGGCAATTACCACCGTGGTGCCAAGCTTGTTCAATTCAATAAACAGCCGCAAAAGCCTGCGCGCCAATGGCGGGTCCACATTACCCGTTGGCTCATCAGCCAGCAAAATATCCGGGCGGCCAATGAGTGCCCGGGCAATCGCCGCTCTTTGTTTCTCCCCACCGGAGAGAATCGGCGGAAGCACGTGCATACGCTCGCCAAGCCCCACCCAATCCAGCAATTCAACAACATCAGATCTGTAACGTGTTTCGTCCATCCCCTGAACCCGAAGCGGGAGAGCAACATTTTCATAGGTGGTCATATGATCCAGCAGACGAAAATCCTGAAATACGATGCCAATACGTCGCCGGATTTCCGGCAATTCATCATTGCCGATCTTGACAGCATCCTTGCCGAAAATCGAAATCAGGCCACGCGAAGGGCGCATGGACAGAAACAAAAGCCGCAACAGGGATGTTTTACCGGCACCCGAAGGCCCGGTCAGAAACTGAAACGAACGCGGCGCGATCTGGAAACTGATGTCGCGCAGGACTTCAGGCCCCATTCCATAGCGCAAGCCAACATTTTCAAACCGGATCAATTGAGCGCCTCATCACTTCCCGGGTCTGCCTGTTACGATTTCAGCATCTCAGACCTGGCTTTTTCACTTCATTAACGTTGTTTGCGATTGAGCGCAAAAATTCATTCAAGACGGGCCTGAATCAAGGCCACATTGTCACACCGTTAACATCCTTGGCGCAAAAAGGAATAGATACAACTGAACATATTTGGGTCAGGACCCATTAAGCCAACATGAAAATCGCTTGCCCCAATTGTGATACCAAATATGCGCTCAATGCAGACGCCTTGGGAACCCATGGGCGCAAAATGAAATGTGCAAAATGTGCACATGTCTGGAATGCCCAGCCAGTTGATGCAAGCCAAATGGCTTTAGAAATTTCCAAAAACGAAGCAAATCAGGTTGTCGAAGACACACCAGACCAGGTTACTGGAGACCAGAATACTCGAGACCAGATTAGCGGGTTTCCCGCGCATTCACAGAACTCCTCCGTTGAGGTCGCTGCTGAAACTGCGCCGGACATAGAAACAATCGCCGCCAAAACCGATGATGAAGATCGTTGGCACGAAGACATGAAAGAGGAACGCGCAGCTGAAAAGGCCCGCACGCCCAGACAACCTGCATCAGTCGAAACCCTTCAAACTTTGTCAAACAAAAGCAATTCACACGGACATGGCCGGCTGCGCAGTATCGTGGCTGGCTTGCAATCAGCCGTTACAAACGGTTGGCAACACGTCGTTTACTTCTTCAAATGGGCTCTGGGTCTCAGCCTTGCGCATCAAATCGCTGTCCTGATCGCATTTATAATGCCAGCCATTTTGATCTATGGTCTTTTTGCTGGCCGTCAGGTCATGGTCCAGCAATTTCCTGATCTGGCAAGTTTTTA is a genomic window containing:
- a CDS encoding 1-acyl-sn-glycerol-3-phosphate acyltransferase is translated as MIYIRSVIFNLAFYTFLFLLMLFALPIFLLPWKWVWWMPTTWARTSLWMLRVLAGVKFELRGMENKPEGGVLIASKHQSTWETFVLLFVAERPAYLAKRELFKIPFFGWYLSRFRQISVNRARGSSALKSLIPQARAAVKDGRDVVIFPEGTRRTPGDSPSYKYGVTALYRILKVPVVPVALNAGVFWPRRTFLRYPGTIVMEILPPIEPGLSDDVFNKTLIERIETASDKLLEEARASQKANESSM
- the ftsE gene encoding cell division ATP-binding protein FtsE; this encodes MIRFENVGLRYGMGPEVLRDISFQIAPRSFQFLTGPSGAGKTSLLRLLFLSMRPSRGLISIFGKDAVKIGNDELPEIRRRIGIVFQDFRLLDHMTTYENVALPLRVQGMDETRYRSDVVELLDWVGLGERMHVLPPILSGGEKQRAAIARALIGRPDILLADEPTGNVDPPLARRLLRLFIELNKLGTTVVIATHDLALIDQFDTRRFVLKDGRLQIYD
- a CDS encoding ABC transporter permease, with translation MTDQNSYPQFRTESGAKGTARTGLRVAFAPVRYAARWLAGHRDVRQTPIVPPQSVAGTALVAVIAIMSFLACLTLAAVTMVFEQAQLWESDVSSELTVQIRPTDGVDIEFEIERAIRITEREPGIGRVRAMEEADGAALLEPWLGAGLDLSELPVPRLIIVDIDNPATLDVGRLRANLSDSITGVSVDDHGIWIDQLKRIANVTIATGIGIFLLVLAATCLSVVFATRGAMAGNQVVISVLHFVGALNRYIAREFQGRFLFIGLKGGLIGCIAAATFFVVGGGLLGFLEGPSGGSPFQALFGGFSLTPLVFTGFVFVLILVSALTAATTRMTVERYLATVQ